The nucleotide sequence cagaccttgtcaacagaataatgtctctgctttttaacacaatCTCTAGGTTtaccatagctttcctgccaagaagcaaacatctgatttcaaggctgcagtcaccatctgcattgattttacagcccaagaagaggatatttgtcactacttccatattttccccttctacttgccatgaagtaatggagccagatgccatgagcttagttttttaatatttagttttaagcctgctttttcactctcctccttcaccctcatcaagaggctctttagttcctctttgcctctgccattagaatggtatcatctgcatatctgaggttgttgatgtttctcccacctatcttgattccagcttttaactcatccagcccagcatttctcatgagatCAAATGAAATACTCTTTCAAAACTGAGGGCAAAATATTGATAGCCCTCTACCCTTATCCACCCAAAAAGAATACATTGCTGGGAAATCTACCTTACGGAAGAAAACTGAAGGAAAGCCTATGGCTTAAGAAAgtaaacccactacaatattgtaaagtaattagcctccaactaataaaaataaatgaaaaaaaaaaagaaagaaagtaaacccAGGCTACAATTCTAATCACCATGATAAACCAAAGAGCACTGGTAAAGGTAAGAAATTATATAAGACAGTATAagtgcatataggtttctcagatggcactagtggtaaagaacccagctgccaatggaggagacataagagacatgagtttgatccctagatcaaaaaaagtcccctagagaagggcatagcaatctactcagtattctggcctgaagaattccatggacagaagtgcctggcaggctacagtccataggattgcagtgAGTCGGACACTACAGAAgcaaattaacacacacacaaacacacacacacaagtgcattGATCTTCTCCTATTCTTTCttaacaaatataaaaagcagTCATGTAAAACATGTATATAGTTGTATTTGTAGACATATGACATATTGTTAATATATTTTAGAGGTAAGGGGAATGTATCAGAGTTAAAGGCCCTGAGATGACAGGGCTGTGCAGTGGCTCAGACCCAGGGGACAGGTGCTATACCTGGGAAGCTCAGCCTGGGGATGATGAGTCAAAGCTCCACTTCTGACCACAGAGGAAGTCAGACCATCAGCAGTATGTTCCTAGTAATGACCTATCAGAGCCACAACTTGGGACCCATGGCTGGGATACAGAGAAGCAGTGGTATGAACATGGTAATTGTGGATCAGAACCCTGACTAGGACCCATGGTGAGGCACAGAGTATCTGCACTGTTGCCCCAGCAATGACAGGCTAAAGCCATGACTCAGGACCCAGGAATGGTGTGTAAAACAGCAGCAGCTCAGCCTAGGTAATGGCCAGTCAAAACCAAGACTAGGACTAACAGGGTGAGACCCAAATAAACAGCAGCATGGCCACAGTTATTATAAGACAAATCTGGGGGCAAGGCACAGATCAGAAACTCCAGTTGCACAGATGGTAAGGCACTGTGACACCTCAATCAGGGAAAGCAGGGTTCAGAGTGATGGGGAGACTCGACCCCAAGATCAGGTCTCACCACAGTGAAATTTCAGCCTCAGGAAAGACACAGCCGCAGGGACCCTGGGCAGCTCTGTCAACTGAATCAGTGTAAGTGCGCACTGTGGAAGTGCTCAGGAGCAAGGCTGCAAAGGTCATGATGATGAGGTTGCTGGAATTCCCCTGTACTATTTTTCCCCATGAGCTGAAATCCCTCTGAGGGGATCCCTGGCAGTGCCAAGCTCCTCTGAGCTagaggaaggggtgggagagGTAAACTCTTTTCCACACTTTTCTACATGGTGATCCTCAGACTTCGCAATATACATGGTTTCTGCTGCTTCTCCATTATAGTCCAGAAATTTCCCAAAGTAATTTGTAGTTGTTCATTTattgtttttgctatttttgtGAAAGATACAGGTGTTGGGACCTCCTAACCATGCATCTTGTTGATGTCACCCTTCTCTAATTCTGTGTCAAGGAAATGGCAGACACAAGAGCCTCTCACTTACAGTGATTTACACTAGTCTTCTTTCTTACATAATATAATTGATTTGCATGTAAAAGTTCATCAACTTTTAGACTGGTGACAGTGGTGATGAAACAATATTAAACACACTGCATAATCTCAAAGTGTTCTACACTTTGCCCTTTCACCTGATTTCCACATCTGCTGACTGTATGCATAATCTAATTACTTTAGGCATAAGAGTTATAATTTAACTTCTGATTGATGTCTTCTGTATATAAGCCTGAGCAATAGCCTGCTTAAAGTACTGCATATAAACAAGATGTCTATGAAGTGGCTCTCACTTCTGCTGCTACAACTGACTTGCTCCTTTAGCTCTGGAAGTTGTGGAAAGGTGCTGGTGTGGCCAATGGAATATAGTCATTGGATGAATATGAAGACAATTCTGGATGAACTTGTCACAAGGGGTCATGAGGTGACTGTTTTGATACCTTCAGCTACCACTTTCATTGATTCCAAAAAACCATCTTCTCTCAAATTGGAGATTTTCCCTGTATctttaattaaagaagaaaatgaggattttcttaaatattttgttgGGAAATGGACACGTGCAGTGAGAGATTCCTTTTGGAATCATCTTTCAACAGTGAAAAGTTTATTCTGGGAATATTCTGATATTTTAATGGAGATCTGTAGAGAAGTTGTTTCAAATAAGAAACTTATGACAAAACTGCATGAAGAAAGGTTTGATGTCATTTTTGCAGATGCTGTTGGACCCTGTGGTGAGCTGCTGGCTGAGATACTTAAAATACCATTCATGTACAGTCTCTACTCCTCACCTGGATCTTCAGTTGAAAAGAAGAGTGGAAGGCTTCCATTCCCACCATCCTATGTACCTGTTATGTTTTCAGAATTAAGTGATCACATGACATTCATGGAgagggtcaaaaatatgatatatgtactctattttgacttctGGTTCCAGGCATTCAATGAGAAGAAGTGGAATCGGTTTTACAGTGAAGTACTAGGTAAGTCATGTGTTTAGTTGATAGCATTAAGTCCTATCTTTATAGAGCCTTGGAAAGTGAGTTTGTGTAAATATAAATTCACTGAAATTTGTATTAAATAAGTGaaacattcaaataaaaatgtaaaatattcatcAATCTTATAAATatcatgaaatgaaaacaattatAGGGTGAGGTACAAACTTGTAGCCCTTTACTAGTACTGGATACCAGGAAGTCATATACCACAATTTGAAGCATGTAGTACTTTTGCAAGTGACTGTCTATCAACTTACAAAActccttttttttaacttaaaaaattgaaTCAGTAAAAATCTCATAAAATGTCTTGGTAAATAAAGACATGTACACTGATAATTAAACACATATTTGTAGCTCAAGTACCTAGGTAGCATTTAGAAATTGTTTCTACTTGTGTAGTTCAGTTTTCAAATAGTATTATATTATATCATATCATCCTATCTAATGTTGTATATTTGTCAAAGAACAGTTACATTGAAACATATTTGGTCACATCAACCCAAAGTCCTTTATAAAACTTACCTAACTTacctaacatgggcttccctggtggctcagatggtaaagaatccacctgcaatgcaggagacctgggtccatccctgagttgggaagatcccctgaaggagggcatggcaacccactccagtattcttgcctggagaatccccatggacggaggagcctgaagggctgcagtccatggggttgcagagagtcagacacgactgagagactaagcacaatatatatacacacacagcaaTATTCTCATTTGATCTAACattagttgttgtttttgtttttatttcactttcaggAAGGCCCACTACATTAGTTGAGACAATGGGGAAAGCTGAAATGTGGCTCATTCGAAACTATTGGGATTTTTCATTTCCTCGCCCACGGCTACCAAATGTTGAATTTGTTGGAGGCCTCCACTGCAAACCTGCCAAACCCCTGCCTAAGGTCACCTGctcctctttgttcttctttgttaACTTTGTGTTTGCAATAGGAATCATGCTGTatcctttatttaaaatgtttgattaCAGTGAGTCAGATGTGGGAAGCTGGATATAGTGAACTTCCAGTTAGAAATTGATATATGTCTATGTCAACACAAATATCTGAAATTTCTTAACATCACATAAACAGAATATGCTAGGCACTTTGAGAATATGTTAAATTATGACTTCACTATTCAACACATAATGAAGTATCAGACATTTATAGTTATATTATTATAcaaaaatatagtaaatatataatgcatattttaatattaacttaATAGTTATAATTATAATAGCATAATTATCCTATTATAGGATAATTATATATGTAACTTATTTGGAGAGTGCTAATATAGAGAAATGGTGCAGACAGTTTCTGCCACCAGACACTCCACCTAGAAAGACAGAATACAAGGAAGTCATAAAAAATGTGTAAaagttttataataagaaatgacTACTGTGCTAAAGAAACACCCAGCATGAATCATAGGAATATCTGAAAGATGGTCATGAGTAAACAGAAGGGATAGGGCAGGGATAGAAGAagatagaaaagaaaagcaggtaGAGAATGACAGTTCCCAAGAAGTCCACGTTCAGTCTAAACAAGAAGGGGTTAAGTAAAGAGGCTGATAATGCTGGTGAGGTGAATTGGAAACAGATAATTATTGACATTAGAAACGTCTAGTAGGAGTACCGGCAAGAACATTGAAAGGAATAAGAAAGAGATATGGTCacatatccttaaaaaaaaagaaaacaaacaaaaaaacaggctgTAGTCATTGGGTTGGATTGTAAAGGGTAGAGTGTGGGAAAGGGGAATATTCAGCAGGTTGTCCAAGATACTGGCAACATCTTCATagagatagttcagttcagtcgctcagtcgtgtctgactctttgtgaccccatgaatcacagcccgccaggcatccctgtccatcatcatctcccggagtctacccaaacccacagGACAAGACTAAATCATATAATGGTAGCAACCTCACATTGTCGTTGAGGGAAAAATTGTAAGTACAGTTGAAACATAAAAAATGTCAGTAGCATCTAATGATCCAGAAGAAATATTAACTATCttcattattcttattttgttaCTATAACATACTATCTTTAACCCAATGTTTGCCAAGAATCTTACTGAAATTGAGATGATTTTCCTAATCAAGATTATATTATTGAGAAAGCTGTTGGAGTAGATACCCCATTGTTGCTATCTAGTCgctaatttgtgtccaactcttttgcaatcccatggactgtagcccaccaagctcctctgtccatgggatttcccaagcaagaatactggagtgggttgacatttccttctccaggggaccttcaagacccaggggtcaaacttgcatctcctgcattgcaggcaaattcttctaACACTaagccatcagagaagtcccatgcagtttttaaaaaataaattttaaaagtttactaaattaaaaaattaagttaatgcaaataatttaataaatttaataaagtttACTAAagcaaatttaatttaatttaacatatttaagttaaaatttttaattttaagaatatttaaggTTTGGCAATCAGGTGAGCAAGATgactaaaatatttttgtaagtttTAAGGCTCTAGCTAAAATGAACAACCTTCTTCAACAATATAAATGAATGTATGTATAAAtctatattttcataaaaatgctAATTGCACTAAATCAGCTACAATGAGATATtcagaagtaaaataaataaataagtaaaataaataaataaataaaataagtaaaataagaagTATTAAAATGTCATGATTTTCCTGAaggttaaaaaagaatgaaagctaAAATTACAATTTTCATGATATATGTCATAATTCATATTTCATTATAGAAGTAGATAAAGATTAGAAGTAAAACACAAATTTTAGCACTGTGTCTtcaaggtccatctatgttaTCGAAAttggcaggatttctttctttctcgtGGGTGAGTAACATTTCATTCTGAGTGTGTCTGTATgaaacctcttttttttcaacaacccATAAGTTGTTTCCtacctattgtgaataatgctacagtaAACATGGGAGCATATATATCTCTTTGctatcctgtttttatttttatttttttggctgcataccCAGAAATGGGATAGCTTGGTCATACAGAAGatctacttttaattattttaggaaCTTTCATTTTGTGTTCTCTAAGAGCTaaacagtttacattcccactgacagtggGACACTTTTCTCTACCTTCTCACAACACATCTCTTCTTAGTTGCAGACTTTCTTACAAGTGTGAGGTAATAgctcactgtgattttgaaatacatttccctgatgattagtgtattgagcatcttttcatatacctggtGGCCATTTAgacattttctttggaaaatgtcaatTTGTTAATCTGCCCATTCTTTAATTGAATTTTGTAGTATGAGTTctgtatatattctggatattaccCTCCTTGCCCGATATGTGGTTACAAAACCATTTTTGTTCCATTCTGCAGGTTGCATTTTCatcttgttgtttgtttcttttgttatgAAGAAACTTTTAAGTTTGACATAGTccaatttgttgattttttttcttttattgtggttGTGATATCATAtcaaaaatcattttcaaaatcaAATGTAGGGAGTTTCATTCCTGTTTTCTTGTAGGTAGGAGTGTCATAATATCTGGTCTTATGCTTAAATCTTTGATTCATTCTGAGTtatttttgtgagtggtgtaagATAAGAgcttcatttcatatttttgcttttcaattttctcagaaaataaagaagtgaCTATTATTTACCCATTGGGTATTCTTGTTTCCCTTG is from Dama dama isolate Ldn47 chromosome 6, ASM3311817v1, whole genome shotgun sequence and encodes:
- the LOC133058842 gene encoding UDP-glucuronosyltransferase 2B4-like isoform X1, whose translation is MSMKWLSLLLLQLTCSFSSGSCGKVLVWPMEYSHWMNMKTILDELVTRGHEVTVLIPSATTFIDSKKPSSLKLEIFPVSLIKEENEDFLKYFVGKWTRAVRDSFWNHLSTVKSLFWEYSDILMEICREVVSNKKLMTKLHEERFDVIFADAVGPCGELLAEILKIPFMYSLYSSPGSSVEKKSGRLPFPPSYVPVMFSELSDHMTFMERVKNMIYVLYFDFWFQAFNEKKWNRFYSEVLGRPTTLVETMGKAEMWLIRNYWDFSFPRPRLPNVEFVGGLHCKPAKPLPKEMEEYVQTSGENGIVVFSLGSMVSNMSEERANVIASALAQIPQKVLWRYDGKKPDTLGPNTQLFKWIPQNDLLGHPKTKAFVTHGGSNGIYEAIYHGIPMVGLPLFADQPHNIVHMMAKGAAVRLDLETMSTGDLLNALKEVINNPSYKENVMRLSAIQHDQPVKPLDRAVFWIEFVMRHKGAKHLRPAIHDLTWFQYHSLDVIGFLLACVATAAFVITKCCLLCYRKFAGKGKKRKRD
- the LOC133058842 gene encoding UDP-glucuronosyltransferase 2B4-like isoform X5, whose protein sequence is MSMKWLSLLLLQLTCSFSSGSCGKVLVWPMEYSHWMNMKTILDELVTRGHEVTVLIPSATTFIDSKKPSSLKLEIFPVSLIKEENEDFLKYFVGKWTRAVRDSFWNHLSTVKSLFWEYSDILMEICREVVSNKKLMTKLHEERFDVIFADAVGPCGELLAEILKIPFMYSLYSSPGSSVEKKSGRLPFPPSYVPVMFSELSDHMTFMERVKNMIYVLYFDFWFQAFNEKKWNRFYSEVLGRPTTLVETMGKAEMWLIRNYWDFSFPRPRLPNVEFVGGLHCKPAKPLPKEMEEYVQTSGENGIVVFSLGSMVSNMSEERANVIASALAQIPQKSK
- the LOC133058842 gene encoding UDP-glucuronosyltransferase 2B4-like isoform X2; this encodes MSMKWLSLLLLQLTCSFSSGSCGKVLVWPMEYSHWMNMKTILDELVTRGHEVTVLIPSATTFIDSKKPSSLKLEIFPVSLIKEENEDFLKYFVGKWTRAVRDSFWNHLSTVKSLFWEYSDILMEICREVVSNKKLMTKLHEERFDVIFADAVGPCGELLAEILKIPFMYSLYSSPGSSVEKKSGRLPFPPSYAFNEKKWNRFYSEVLGRPTTLVETMGKAEMWLIRNYWDFSFPRPRLPNVEFVGGLHCKPAKPLPKEMEEYVQTSGENGIVVFSLGSMVSNMSEERANVIASALAQIPQKVLWRYDGKKPDTLGPNTQLFKWIPQNDLLGHPKTKAFVTHGGSNGIYEAIYHGIPMVGLPLFADQPHNIVHMMAKGAAVRLDLETMSTGDLLNALKEVINNPSYKENVMRLSAIQHDQPVKPLDRAVFWIEFVMRHKGAKHLRPAIHDLTWFQYHSLDVIGFLLACVATAAFVITKCCLLCYRKFAGKGKKRKRD